GACAAAAGCACCCAAAATGGTGTTGAATTTCACCACTTCTCCAAACAAGAAGTAACCAAAAATGCTGGCAAACACCAATTCAACATAGCGGAAGGGCGCGAGCGAAGAGGCATCAGCGGCGTAAAACGCCCTGAACAAGAAAACCTGAATCAGATTTGCCCCGGATCCCAAAAGGAACAGCCAAAGGAGTTCGGTGTAAGTTGGTGTTTTCCAGACCATCAAGGCGGGGCCAAGCGCGGCGATGGTGGTACCAAGGGCGAAATAAAACAATAAGGTCATGGTGGTTTCCGTGCCGACCATACGTTTGGCAAGCACATCTAAACCAGCAAAAAGAAACGCCGCCCCCATTGGGATGAATGCCAGTAAATTGACCTTGCTGTTGGTGGGGTCAATGACAATCATGATACCGATAAAACCAAAGAAAGTGGCAATCCAACGGTTGTTAGAAATTTTTTCTTTGAGGAAAAGCGCAGCCAAAATTAACACAAAAAACTGCTGGGTAAAGGAAAACGTGGTGACTTCATTGAGGGGAACAAGCAACACAGAATAGGTATAAAGCGCAATGGCCGCAACACCAATGACCGCCCGATAGACATGAAGCTTGGGATTGCTGGTTTTAAAAGCACTTAAGCCTTTTGGAATCATGAACGGCAAAACCGTGAGCATACTGAACAGAAAGCGAAAGAAACTGATCTGCAAGCCGTCAAGGTTACCACTGGCCTGACGGGCAACGACGTCATTGGTGATGCTGACCAATGCAGTTAAACAGGCCCATACAGCCCCTTGGGGAAAGCCCTTACGAAAGAGCCAAAATCG
The sequence above is a segment of the Alphaproteobacteria bacterium genome. Coding sequences within it:
- a CDS encoding EamA family transporter, giving the protein MTPSPNLSRFWLFRKGFPQGAVWACLTALVSITNDVVARQASGNLDGLQISFFRFLFSMLTVLPFMIPKGLSAFKTSNPKLHVYRAVIGVAAIALYTYSVLLVPLNEVTTFSFTQQFFVLILAALFLKEKISNNRWIATFFGFIGIMIVIDPTNSKVNLLAFIPMGAAFLFAGLDVLAKRMVGTETTMTLLFYFALGTTIAALGPALMVWKTPTYTELLWLFLLGSGANLIQVFLFRAFYAADASSLAPFRYVELVFASIFGYFLFGEVVKFNTILGAFVIIMTTLYLTYSETFHKRRAKKKA